In Cicer arietinum cultivar CDC Frontier isolate Library 1 chromosome 1, Cicar.CDCFrontier_v2.0, whole genome shotgun sequence, one DNA window encodes the following:
- the LOC101503430 gene encoding protein S40-1-like, protein MADWGVLKNKSTCFESTMKDNDFNEEDVWSVANEREDFGYKIKRVSKDSSGSSSAWPLPTAPKRVNSVSDIDDPFVKGSSAPMNIPDWSKVYGKNVGGDYGNGDDWHDDEDGDMVPPHEWIARKLARNQISSFSVFEGMGRTLKGRDLSKVRNAILTKTGFIE, encoded by the coding sequence ATGGCAGATTGGGGTGTTTTGAAGAACAAAAGCACTTGTTTTGAATCAACAATGAAAGACAATGATTTTAATGAAGAAGATGTGTGGAGTGTAGCCAATGAAAGGGAAGATTTTggttacaaaatcaaaagggtATCTAAGGATTCCTCTGGATCTTCCTCTGCATGGCCTTTACCTACTGCTCCAAAAAGGGTTAATTCTGTTTCTGATATTGATGACCCTTTTGTTAAAGGGTCTTCAGCACCTATGAACATTCCTGATTGGTCAAAAGTTTATGGTAAGAATGTTGGTGGTGATTATGGTAATGGAGATGATTGGCATGATGATGAAGATGGTGATATGGTTCCTCCACATGAATGGATTGCTAGGAAGCTTGCAAGGAACCAGATTTCATCTTTCTCTGTGTTTGAAGGGATGGGAAGAACACTCAAAGGGAGAGATCTTAGCAAAGTCAGGAATGCTATTTTAACCAAAACTGGCTTCATTGAGTAG